A genomic region of Equus caballus isolate H_3958 breed thoroughbred chromosome 1, TB-T2T, whole genome shotgun sequence contains the following coding sequences:
- the GPR33 gene encoding probable G-protein coupled receptor 33: MDLINSTDYLINVSTSVRNSTHFLAPASKMIVALLLFVSSIIGTITNGLYLWVLKFKMKKTVNTLLFFHLILSYFISILILPFLATSYLQDNRWIFGSAMCKAFTGILYTGIYASVFFLSAISVDRYLLTLHPVWSQLHRTPRWASSIILGVWISASALSMPYVVFKETHDDHKGTVICRNKYTVSTNWESKKIQTLRKWIPVACFISRFLLSFLLPFFIITFCYQRVANKMKERSLFKSSKPFKVMMTAIISFFVCWMPYHVYQGLILTQTQSLLLQFTLILTVITTSFNTLFSPTLYLFVGENFKNVFKKSILALFESTFSEDSSTERTQNLNSEAYI, from the coding sequence ATGGATCTGATCAACTCTACTGATTACCTGATCAATGTCTCTACTTCAGTAAGAAATAGCACTCATTTTCTAGCTCCTGCCTCAAAAATGATTGTTGCCCTTCTTTTGTTTGTGTCATCTATAATTGGTACCATCACCAATGGTCTCTACCTATGGGTGCTAAAATTCAAGATGAAAAAGACTGTCAATACTCTCTTATTTTTTCATCTTATTCTCTCCTATTTTATTTCAATACTGATTCTGCCATTTTTAGCCACCTCCTACCTTCAAGACAATCGCTGGATCTTTGGATCTGCCATGTGCAAGGCCTTCACTGGCATTTTGTACACAGGAATCTAcgcctctgttttcttcctctcgGCCATCAGCGTTGATCGCTATCTTCTCACTCTTCACCCAGTGTGGTCACAGTTGCACCGAACCCCACGCTGGGCCTCCAGCATCATCCTAGGAGTCTGGATCTCTGCCTCTGCCCTCAGCATGCCCTATGTGGTTTTCAAGGAGACACATGATGACCATAAAGGAACCGTGATCTGCCGAAATAAGTACACTGTGTCTACTAACTGGGAAAGCAAAAAGATACAAACGTTAAGGAAATGGATTCCTGTAGCCTGCTTTATCAGCCGCTTCTTGCTGAGCTTCCTTCTGCCTTTCTTCATCATCACCTTTTGTTACCAAAGAGTAGCCAACAAGATGAAAGAGAGAAGCCTGTTTAAATCCAGCAAGCCCTTCAAAGTCATGATGACTGCCATTATCTCTTTCTTTGTGTGTTGGATGCCCTATCATGTATACCAGGGCTTGATTCTCACCCAAACCCAATCACTGCTTTTACAGTTCACGCTGATACTTACAGTCATAACCACTTCCTTCAATACTCTCTTTTCTCCCACACTCTACCTATTTGTTGGGGAGaacttcaaaaatgttttcaagaagTCCATTCTTGCTCTGTTTGAGTCAACATTCAGTGAGGATTCTTCAACAGAGAGGACACAAAACCTAAATTCAGAAGCCTACATTTAA